The following are encoded in a window of Roseimaritima ulvae genomic DNA:
- a CDS encoding DUF1549 domain-containing protein: MLMRFDVPCRDPRCHRWLPLAMALLVASMPAAADDVNDRPLSFVNDIVPVLTKSGCNTGVCHAKAGGGQNGFQLSLLGFEPAQDYDAIVRGGRGRRLSPAAVEQSLLLRKAAGQLAHGGGVRIPADSVAYTTLRQWIAQGAPFQQDAEPTLTSIAVEPSRGVLAAGQKQPLQAVAHYSDGSVRDVTRLALYESNDPAMLEVDQQGLASALDVPGKAAVMVRYQGQVAVYSAAIPLGADAEEVPAANNFIDELVFANLRDLGIPPSPGCDDATFLRRVTLDIAGRLPTADETDAFLATSGEDRRQQAIEELLKSPDYADYFANKWTTLLKNRRDDGSDITSNFAFHAWVRDSLLANRPYDQIVRELLAATGTVMGNPAVAWYKRVKDPKQQIEDVAQLFLGVRMQCAQCHHHPFERWSQDDYYGLVAFFSRVGRKPSGVRGEDLIFHQRGVAGAKNPQSGETIAPRVLSGLGSAGGSVGPIPPGQDPRLQLADWLQTKDNPFFAKAVVNRYWKHFFRRGLIEPEDDIRDTNPPTNPELLAALETHFINSGFDLKELVRVITNSAAYQLSSTPNEHNVVDRQNYSRFYPKRLQAEVLLDAIDDLTDSQTSFANLPIGTRAVALPDNSYNRSSPFLKVFGRPENESVCECERVQSASLAQSLHLLNAADIKSKLASAGGRADRLAKAADLPLEQHIDELYQVAFSRSPTSEERATATEYLSQPRLNAAGKPIDATQAKRENLQDLLWALMNTKEFLFNH, encoded by the coding sequence ATGCTCATGCGATTCGACGTGCCCTGTCGTGATCCGCGCTGCCACCGATGGCTCCCGCTGGCAATGGCTTTGTTGGTCGCTTCCATGCCGGCGGCGGCAGACGACGTGAACGATCGTCCGCTCAGTTTCGTCAACGACATCGTTCCGGTGCTCACCAAATCGGGCTGCAACACTGGCGTTTGTCATGCCAAGGCGGGTGGGGGGCAGAATGGATTTCAGTTGTCACTCTTGGGCTTTGAACCCGCACAGGACTATGACGCCATCGTCCGCGGCGGCCGCGGTCGGCGACTGTCACCGGCAGCGGTTGAACAAAGCCTGTTGTTGCGAAAAGCCGCTGGTCAGCTAGCCCACGGCGGCGGCGTTCGCATCCCAGCCGACTCGGTCGCCTACACCACACTGCGACAGTGGATCGCCCAAGGAGCTCCTTTTCAGCAGGATGCCGAACCGACGCTCACATCGATCGCGGTTGAACCCAGCCGAGGGGTATTGGCCGCCGGGCAGAAACAACCGCTGCAAGCCGTGGCCCACTATTCCGACGGGAGCGTCCGCGACGTGACTCGGCTGGCGTTGTACGAATCCAACGACCCGGCAATGCTGGAAGTCGACCAGCAGGGTCTGGCCAGCGCTTTGGACGTGCCGGGCAAAGCGGCTGTGATGGTTCGCTACCAAGGCCAGGTAGCTGTCTACAGCGCGGCGATTCCGCTCGGTGCGGATGCCGAAGAGGTTCCCGCCGCCAACAACTTCATCGACGAATTGGTCTTCGCCAACTTGCGTGACCTGGGGATCCCGCCTTCGCCCGGATGTGACGACGCCACGTTCTTGCGGCGCGTGACGCTGGATATCGCCGGCCGCCTGCCAACTGCGGATGAAACCGACGCTTTCCTAGCCACCAGCGGTGAAGATCGTCGACAGCAGGCCATCGAGGAGTTGCTGAAAAGCCCGGACTATGCCGACTACTTTGCCAACAAGTGGACCACGCTGTTAAAGAACCGCCGCGATGATGGCAGTGACATCACGTCCAACTTTGCCTTCCACGCCTGGGTCCGAGACAGCCTGTTGGCCAATCGCCCCTACGATCAAATCGTGCGGGAACTATTGGCCGCAACCGGCACGGTGATGGGCAATCCCGCCGTTGCCTGGTACAAGCGAGTCAAAGATCCCAAACAACAGATCGAAGATGTCGCGCAGCTATTCCTGGGAGTGCGGATGCAATGCGCCCAGTGCCATCACCACCCCTTTGAACGGTGGAGCCAAGACGACTACTACGGGCTGGTCGCGTTTTTTAGCCGCGTCGGTCGCAAACCTTCGGGCGTCCGAGGCGAAGACCTGATCTTTCACCAACGCGGGGTAGCTGGCGCCAAAAACCCACAGTCTGGTGAAACGATCGCGCCGCGGGTGCTCAGCGGTCTCGGCAGTGCAGGCGGCTCCGTCGGCCCCATCCCACCGGGGCAAGACCCGAGGTTGCAATTGGCCGACTGGCTGCAAACCAAAGACAACCCGTTTTTCGCCAAAGCGGTAGTGAATCGATACTGGAAACACTTTTTCCGTCGCGGCTTGATCGAACCCGAAGACGACATCCGGGACACCAACCCGCCCACCAACCCCGAACTGCTGGCGGCCCTGGAAACCCATTTCATCAACAGCGGCTTCGATCTGAAAGAGCTGGTCCGAGTGATCACCAATTCGGCCGCCTATCAGTTAAGCTCCACGCCCAACGAACACAACGTCGTCGACCGCCAGAATTACTCGCGTTTCTATCCCAAACGGCTGCAAGCGGAAGTTTTGCTCGACGCCATCGATGATCTCACCGATTCTCAAACCAGCTTTGCCAACCTGCCCATCGGCACCCGCGCCGTGGCGTTGCCCGACAATAGCTACAACCGTTCCTCGCCGTTCTTGAAAGTTTTTGGACGGCCCGAGAACGAGAGCGTTTGTGAATGTGAACGAGTGCAATCGGCCAGCCTCGCGCAAAGCCTGCACCTGCTCAACGCCGCCGACATCAAAAGCAAACTGGCATCCGCCGGCGGGCGAGCCGACCGGTTGGCCAAAGCCGCCGACCTACCGCTCGAGCAACACATCGACGAACTGTACCAAGTCGCCTTCTCGCGTTCTCCGACCAGCGAAGAACGAGCGACCGCGACGGAATACCTATCGCAACCACGACTCAACGCCGCCGGCAAACCAATCGACGCCACACAAGCCAAACGAGAAAACCTGCAAGACTTGCTGTGGGCGTTGATGAACACAAAAGAGTTTTTGTTCAACCATTAG
- a CDS encoding transthyretin-like family protein, whose translation MTKFANFNRRWTVAVGSLCLLGLSVLPGCGNGDMPELAEVTGTLTKGGQPVVNARVEFYPDGPGAASYGKTDQDGKFELYYSTGPAGAAIGTHKVTVIGGSVDASEVEAEPVEGGEEAAEGTLAPVGGPGGNSRSGPGGGAPKETTGLTAEVVAGSNDIQLEMES comes from the coding sequence ATGACCAAGTTTGCAAACTTCAATCGTCGATGGACTGTCGCTGTCGGTAGCTTGTGCCTGCTGGGCTTGTCGGTGCTGCCGGGGTGTGGCAACGGCGACATGCCGGAGTTGGCCGAAGTCACCGGAACGCTGACCAAGGGCGGCCAGCCGGTCGTCAACGCTCGGGTGGAATTTTATCCCGACGGTCCGGGTGCTGCTTCGTATGGCAAGACCGACCAGGATGGTAAGTTCGAGTTGTATTATTCGACCGGCCCTGCCGGCGCCGCGATTGGTACTCACAAAGTTACCGTCATCGGCGGTAGTGTGGACGCCAGCGAAGTGGAAGCCGAGCCGGTCGAAGGTGGCGAAGAAGCCGCCGAAGGTACGCTGGCACCGGTGGGTGGGCCCGGCGGTAATTCACGCAGCGGACCCGGGGGCGGAGCGCCAAAAGAAACCACTGGTCTAACGGCCGAAGTGGTCGCAGGCAGCAACGACATCCAGTTGGAAATGGAATCCTAG
- a CDS encoding DUF1559 domain-containing protein — protein MFTSVGMRGRSRRQAFTLVELLVVIAIIGVLVGLLLPAVQAAREAARRMSCSNNLKQIGLALHMYHDTNKVLPPSHFLASPATQRPASWLVRILPYLEQSAAYDGSTFSGTDWASRGDGTNLNWALFHGLEVPAFNCPSSPLPTTRTDAASSTTVALGAPANLEMQVPSYVGVAGDYNERNSQWNGYHGMSDYNGAIVSIDNRNTMAVRFASFTDGTSNTLAVGEQSDHMRVRESDGSISKYDQRAGNWWGGAWSGGGGGNSNTSEGYWMNVASTRVGINYVSTQGRYTPHGIGPYWYGRPGRHTIFVSAHPGGAQFCRVDGSVRFISENIRFDVFSYLSNREDGEVIPEGF, from the coding sequence ATGTTTACAAGTGTAGGAATGCGGGGCCGCAGTCGTCGGCAAGCCTTTACGCTCGTGGAGTTGTTGGTTGTTATCGCCATTATCGGGGTTCTAGTGGGGCTGTTGCTGCCCGCAGTCCAGGCTGCCCGTGAGGCCGCACGGCGGATGTCATGTTCGAACAATCTGAAACAGATTGGTTTGGCGTTGCACATGTATCACGACACCAACAAGGTGCTGCCTCCGTCGCACTTCTTGGCGTCTCCCGCCACCCAGCGTCCCGCTTCGTGGTTGGTTCGCATCTTGCCCTATCTGGAGCAGAGTGCTGCCTACGATGGTTCTACGTTCAGCGGCACCGACTGGGCTTCGCGGGGCGACGGCACCAATTTGAATTGGGCGTTGTTCCACGGCTTGGAAGTCCCCGCGTTTAATTGTCCCTCCAGTCCTCTGCCGACCACGCGGACCGACGCCGCCAGCAGCACCACCGTGGCCTTGGGAGCTCCGGCCAACCTGGAGATGCAGGTGCCGTCTTACGTCGGCGTGGCCGGTGACTACAACGAACGCAATTCGCAGTGGAACGGCTACCACGGCATGAGCGACTACAACGGTGCCATCGTCAGCATCGACAACCGCAATACGATGGCCGTCCGGTTCGCATCGTTTACCGACGGAACCAGCAACACGTTGGCCGTGGGCGAACAGTCGGACCACATGCGAGTCCGGGAGAGCGATGGCAGCATCTCGAAATACGACCAGCGCGCGGGCAACTGGTGGGGCGGTGCCTGGTCTGGTGGTGGCGGTGGAAACAGCAACACGTCGGAAGGCTACTGGATGAATGTGGCCTCGACCCGTGTGGGCATCAACTACGTTTCGACGCAAGGCCGTTACACCCCGCATGGAATCGGCCCGTATTGGTACGGTCGCCCGGGACGTCACACTATCTTCGTTTCCGCTCACCCCGGCGGAGCTCAGTTCTGTCGAGTGGACGGATCGGTGCGTTTCATTTCGGAGAACATTCGTTTCGACGTCTTCAGCTACTTGTCCAATCGTGAAGATGGCGAAGTCATCCCCGAAGGCTTTTAG
- a CDS encoding ExbD/TolR family protein, whose protein sequence is MRRRPAEEATLNLTPMIDVVFLLVIFFMVGAKFTDQESRIEVNVPGVGQLNPMVRGPDQRTVELAPSGQLSLDGRAVSMLELRGELEAAHASYPDLRVTVRADASESLSKFTEILHICRSSGVENLGIAVQPQRR, encoded by the coding sequence ATGCGTAGACGACCTGCCGAAGAAGCGACGTTGAACTTGACGCCGATGATCGACGTCGTGTTTCTGCTGGTAATTTTTTTCATGGTGGGTGCCAAATTCACCGATCAAGAAAGTCGCATCGAAGTCAACGTGCCGGGCGTGGGTCAGTTGAACCCGATGGTCCGCGGCCCGGATCAACGCACGGTCGAACTGGCTCCCAGCGGCCAACTATCGCTCGACGGTCGCGCCGTCAGCATGTTGGAGTTGCGGGGTGAATTGGAAGCGGCTCATGCGTCGTATCCCGACCTGCGGGTAACGGTCCGTGCGGACGCCAGCGAATCACTCAGCAAGTTTACTGAAATCCTTCATATTTGCCGTTCCAGCGGTGTCGAAAATCTCGGGATCGCTGTCCAACCGCAGCGGCGGTAG
- a CDS encoding WD40 repeat domain-containing protein, whose translation MPTRSLATVFPLLMFALLAIRSPAARGETPLPIVEPQRNDAVDYATEIQPLLKRNCVACHREQESEGGLVLETLAAIRSGGDSGPGVVAKHPEESPVLSRARGMGDGLMPPEDNSVGAEPLTAEQLGLLKLWIEQGAEGTDAAQSKPIKWQPIPESIRSTYALAVSPDGRLAAFNRANRVIVLDLVTQTEVARLVDPGLDAAVADVDMIQSIAFSPDGRRIATGGFRTVRLWHNTPLEEPAALLSHVAGLVATNADQSRAAWVNAIGDIEVWDLANASRLQTLTGQADRVSALQWCDAVNRLYAGDEAGHLRVWNLNDGSLIAETLTPSAVVQLAVSDDGTHVIKRTQDRTVELFRFDAAKEASPASLQRVHESLGGVTDATAIALVSKPALTVVVASEAKGVVLIEPIENEVSATIDHGAVVTALAVSNDQTQLASGGRDGKTRLWKLADKQPLVSLTGTPEQQRLLTQTRRDIERQKQVLASLAKKTTELTAMLTKEDEALAKVTASHKEAQEKLAASQKKQLEATALVTSTEAKLAAATAEEAKAKELNAAATKRRVEAEATAEQVEAAKTEIEAATQAAATAKASIAETTKQLETAKAAAKTASEAETKAKTEASKFENALRAATTAQQRAAAAIPTHQAIVVAAEQQARLFDQRLADAQQHGSGPQNQVLAISFEPTGTQVATSHADGSTRIYRTHDAQPLMVHPAAPGQQPVELTFVGPHLVRAGVASPASVFAWQTEWQWERTIGSVDDDQTIVERVTALDFHRDGAALAVGSGKASQSGEVKIFAVQTGQVVKAFGDVHQDTVLSLAFSPDGRTLASAAADRMIHLLDVATGATRRSLEGHTHHVLGQAWQADGQTLASSSADQTVRIWNTLTGETSRTISGFGKEVTAIAYLPGTTQVVAASGNGQVRVAEASNGKTVRTLDAGGDFLYAVAVTPDGKKVLAAGESGVLRVWNAADGKLLAEF comes from the coding sequence ATGCCCACCCGATCGTTGGCCACCGTATTCCCACTGCTGATGTTTGCCCTATTAGCGATTCGTTCGCCGGCCGCTCGCGGCGAAACACCGTTGCCGATTGTTGAACCGCAGCGAAACGATGCCGTAGATTATGCGACCGAAATTCAGCCCCTTCTAAAACGCAACTGTGTGGCCTGTCATCGTGAACAGGAGTCCGAAGGCGGGCTGGTGCTGGAAACCCTGGCGGCGATTCGCAGTGGCGGCGACAGCGGTCCCGGCGTGGTGGCCAAGCATCCCGAGGAAAGTCCGGTGTTGTCGCGTGCCCGCGGAATGGGCGATGGACTGATGCCGCCCGAAGACAATTCGGTGGGCGCCGAACCGTTGACCGCTGAGCAGCTGGGATTGCTGAAATTGTGGATTGAACAAGGGGCCGAGGGGACGGATGCTGCACAGAGTAAACCGATTAAGTGGCAGCCGATTCCCGAATCCATTCGTTCGACCTACGCCCTGGCCGTATCACCGGATGGCCGACTGGCTGCATTCAATCGTGCCAATCGTGTCATCGTGCTGGATCTGGTAACGCAGACCGAAGTGGCACGGTTGGTGGATCCGGGGTTGGACGCAGCGGTTGCGGATGTCGACATGATTCAGTCGATCGCGTTTTCGCCCGATGGTCGGCGAATCGCCACCGGTGGATTCCGCACCGTTCGGTTGTGGCACAATACCCCGCTCGAAGAACCGGCTGCGCTGCTGTCGCACGTCGCCGGCTTGGTCGCCACCAACGCCGACCAGTCGCGAGCCGCCTGGGTGAACGCGATTGGAGACATTGAAGTCTGGGACCTGGCCAACGCCAGCCGGTTGCAAACGTTGACCGGCCAAGCGGACCGTGTTTCAGCCTTGCAGTGGTGCGATGCGGTGAACCGTTTGTACGCAGGAGATGAAGCCGGTCATTTGCGTGTCTGGAATCTGAACGATGGCAGCTTGATCGCCGAAACCCTGACGCCATCGGCCGTGGTCCAGTTGGCGGTCTCTGACGATGGCACACACGTTATTAAACGGACGCAAGATCGAACCGTCGAACTGTTTCGTTTCGATGCCGCCAAGGAAGCCTCACCGGCGTCGTTGCAACGCGTCCATGAGTCGTTGGGCGGCGTGACCGACGCGACCGCTATCGCGTTGGTTTCCAAACCGGCACTGACGGTTGTGGTGGCCAGCGAAGCGAAGGGCGTGGTGTTGATCGAGCCGATTGAAAACGAAGTTTCGGCAACCATCGATCACGGTGCCGTGGTCACAGCGCTGGCGGTTTCGAATGATCAGACGCAGTTGGCATCGGGCGGCCGCGACGGCAAAACGCGGTTGTGGAAGCTGGCCGATAAGCAGCCTCTGGTCAGCCTCACAGGAACGCCCGAGCAACAACGCCTCCTCACGCAGACCCGGCGCGACATCGAACGTCAAAAACAGGTGCTTGCCAGCTTGGCTAAAAAGACGACCGAATTGACGGCCATGTTGACCAAAGAAGACGAGGCTTTGGCGAAGGTTACCGCCTCGCACAAAGAGGCTCAGGAGAAGCTTGCTGCCAGCCAGAAAAAACAACTTGAAGCAACCGCCTTGGTGACCAGCACCGAAGCGAAACTGGCGGCAGCTACCGCGGAGGAAGCCAAAGCGAAGGAGTTAAATGCCGCCGCGACGAAACGCCGTGTCGAAGCCGAAGCGACGGCCGAGCAGGTGGAAGCCGCCAAGACTGAAATCGAGGCCGCCACGCAGGCCGCGGCGACCGCCAAGGCGTCGATCGCCGAAACAACGAAACAGCTGGAGACCGCCAAGGCCGCAGCGAAAACGGCCAGCGAAGCGGAGACGAAGGCCAAGACGGAAGCGAGCAAATTTGAAAACGCCCTGCGCGCCGCCACCACGGCGCAGCAGCGTGCTGCCGCGGCGATCCCCACCCACCAAGCAATCGTCGTGGCGGCAGAGCAACAGGCTCGGTTGTTTGATCAAAGGCTCGCCGACGCCCAACAACACGGCAGCGGTCCGCAGAACCAAGTGCTGGCGATTAGCTTCGAACCCACCGGCACTCAGGTGGCAACCTCCCATGCCGATGGGAGCACGCGAATTTATCGCACCCATGACGCTCAGCCCTTAATGGTTCACCCCGCGGCGCCAGGTCAGCAACCTGTCGAGCTGACCTTTGTGGGGCCGCATCTAGTGCGAGCGGGCGTGGCCAGTCCTGCATCGGTGTTTGCCTGGCAAACCGAGTGGCAATGGGAACGCACGATCGGATCGGTCGACGATGACCAAACCATCGTCGAGCGCGTCACGGCGCTCGACTTCCACCGCGATGGGGCGGCCTTGGCCGTCGGCAGCGGGAAAGCCAGCCAGTCCGGTGAAGTGAAGATCTTTGCTGTGCAAACCGGGCAAGTGGTGAAAGCGTTTGGGGACGTCCACCAGGACACGGTCTTGAGCTTGGCGTTTTCACCCGATGGACGCACCCTGGCGTCCGCCGCCGCCGATCGCATGATCCATCTGCTGGATGTGGCCACCGGCGCCACGCGACGCAGTTTGGAAGGACACACGCACCACGTGTTGGGGCAAGCGTGGCAAGCCGATGGCCAGACTCTGGCGTCGTCTAGCGCCGACCAAACGGTCCGCATTTGGAACACGTTGACCGGTGAAACCAGTCGCACGATCAGCGGCTTTGGCAAAGAAGTCACCGCGATCGCTTATCTGCCTGGAACCACGCAAGTCGTTGCGGCCAGCGGCAACGGACAGGTCCGCGTGGCCGAGGCGAGCAACGGCAAGACGGTCCGCACACTGGATGCAGGCGGAGACTTTTTATATGCGGTAGCTGTGACCCCCGATGGCAAGAAAGTGTTGGCGGCCGGGGAATCCGGCGTGCTGCGGGTGTGGAACGCGGCCGATGGCAAGTTGCTCGCGGAGTTCTAG
- a CDS encoding prenyltransferase/squalene oxidase repeat-containing protein — protein sequence MSKISGSLSNRSGGRAWLMWNDPRVVWPIAALAIILMLATWWLLRRGRKRRPRAAAVCIVFSVVLHVLLFWLVPLITQPAGGSDEGDGQQPAPVAEISISDFTTEPLADSSSAGDALAAPPLPMPSPAAPVEPEPPSPVEPPPKTIETLTPDVASLAAPPALTDDLVDAGLDDLLNDLLLDDAPTAAIRSDAPAAPRPVASSPVAAAPASEPAHVDEPAPTPTVPAIPAIAASARVVGGPTDDFANRSGDAKAAALRRRGGDEHTEAAVEAALRWLAHYQRPDGSWDPTASGAGQERAPLGEARGGAGRRCTSAITGLALLSMLGSGNTHREGPYAANVHAGLSYLIRNQAPDGSLAGRATQFARTYSHGMATLAMCEAAAMTKDPQAIAAARAAIAYSQRQQHPTTGGWRYRRGETGDTSQLGWQAMALHSAQQADIALNPRTMPLIHEFLRSVRGGQQGGLARYRPGQAESRTMTAEALAIRLLLDEPVPAAEIREAEASLLEELPGDGQANYYYWYYASLALHQLQSPAWDTWNARLKQELLRTQQADGSWPTDSVWGGYGGRVYTTALGALSLEVYYRHR from the coding sequence GTGTCGAAAATCTCGGGATCGCTGTCCAACCGCAGCGGCGGTAGGGCTTGGTTGATGTGGAATGACCCGCGAGTTGTCTGGCCGATAGCTGCACTCGCCATCATCCTGATGTTGGCGACTTGGTGGTTGCTGCGCCGCGGTCGCAAGCGTCGTCCCCGCGCGGCGGCGGTCTGTATTGTGTTTTCGGTGGTCCTGCACGTGCTCTTGTTTTGGTTGGTTCCGCTGATCACGCAGCCGGCCGGCGGCTCCGACGAAGGCGACGGCCAGCAACCGGCTCCGGTCGCCGAAATCTCGATTTCCGACTTCACCACCGAACCGCTGGCCGATAGTTCGTCCGCTGGAGACGCCTTGGCCGCGCCGCCGCTGCCGATGCCGTCCCCCGCGGCACCCGTCGAGCCCGAACCGCCCTCGCCAGTGGAACCGCCTCCGAAAACCATCGAGACGTTGACGCCAGACGTCGCCAGTTTGGCCGCCCCACCTGCTCTGACCGACGATCTGGTCGACGCCGGCCTGGATGATCTGCTGAACGATTTACTGCTCGACGATGCCCCGACCGCGGCGATCCGCAGCGACGCCCCGGCGGCTCCGCGACCGGTCGCTTCGTCGCCCGTCGCAGCCGCACCGGCCAGCGAACCGGCTCACGTCGACGAACCGGCCCCAACGCCCACGGTCCCCGCCATCCCCGCCATCGCCGCCTCGGCTCGTGTGGTCGGCGGCCCGACCGACGACTTTGCCAACCGCAGCGGGGACGCCAAAGCCGCGGCGCTGCGGCGGCGCGGGGGCGACGAACACACCGAAGCGGCGGTCGAGGCCGCTCTGCGATGGTTGGCGCACTACCAACGCCCCGACGGGTCTTGGGATCCGACGGCCAGTGGAGCGGGGCAGGAACGCGCCCCGCTGGGAGAGGCCCGCGGCGGCGCGGGCCGCCGCTGCACGTCGGCGATCACCGGCCTGGCACTGCTGTCGATGCTGGGCAGCGGCAACACCCATCGTGAAGGCCCCTACGCCGCAAACGTCCACGCCGGACTCAGCTACCTGATCCGCAACCAAGCCCCCGATGGATCGCTAGCCGGTCGCGCCACCCAATTCGCTCGCACCTACAGCCACGGCATGGCCACGCTGGCGATGTGCGAAGCGGCGGCGATGACCAAAGATCCGCAAGCCATCGCGGCGGCCCGAGCAGCGATCGCTTACAGCCAACGGCAACAACACCCGACCACCGGTGGCTGGCGATACCGCCGCGGCGAAACCGGCGACACCAGTCAACTGGGCTGGCAAGCCATGGCGTTGCACAGCGCCCAACAAGCCGACATCGCGCTGAATCCGCGGACGATGCCGCTGATCCACGAGTTTCTTCGCAGCGTCCGCGGTGGCCAACAGGGCGGGCTGGCACGATACCGTCCCGGACAAGCCGAGTCGCGGACGATGACGGCCGAAGCCCTGGCGATTCGACTGCTGCTCGATGAACCGGTTCCCGCCGCCGAAATCCGCGAAGCCGAAGCATCGTTGCTGGAAGAGTTACCCGGCGACGGCCAAGCCAACTACTACTACTGGTACTACGCTTCGCTGGCCCTGCATCAGCTGCAAAGCCCTGCTTGGGATACCTGGAACGCGCGTCTAAAACAGGAACTGCTGCGAACCCAACAAGCCGACGGCAGCTGGCCCACCGACAGCGTCTGGGGCGGCTATGGCGGCCGCGTCTACACCACCGCCCTGGGGGCGCTGTCGCTGGAGGTTTATTACCGACACCGGTAA
- a CDS encoding DUF2254 domain-containing protein, giving the protein MKVLLVTTWTHLRESYWFVPSLMAIGAIVLSFLTTALDNAVGSEWLEEITWLYANKPAGARAVLSTVAGSMITVAGVTFSMTILSISSTTSQVGPRLLRNFMRDRGNQFTLGVFISTFLYCLMVLRTVRNADSPPVGGAENVELAAAFVPHIAIVVGLLLAIASVGVLIYFIHHIPESIHVSNIVAGVGHDLNVQIAQQFPTKIGIPHQDPQQREPRADLPDSFYRTATKVGASCPGYIEFVDSDGLLQLAKQHDLVLKLQQRPGDFVSENNVLLLAAPRDRVDDQMRTQIQGMFYCGAQRTAHQNLRFVLNQLVEVAMRALSPGVNDPFTALNCMDWLQTGLENLASREMPDAHRLDDQQQLRIVAEPDTFDSFACMVFDQLRPYVAADRNASLHMMRMLQAIMLAASDDHQRRLLVRLAGSLRRESKRAFDDVRSRQLLSDSYRTIVKLHRDASYRQRVLETDWVDTD; this is encoded by the coding sequence ATGAAAGTTCTGCTGGTCACCACCTGGACGCACCTGCGTGAAAGCTATTGGTTCGTCCCCTCGTTGATGGCGATCGGTGCCATTGTGTTATCGTTTCTGACCACGGCGTTGGACAACGCGGTGGGCTCGGAATGGCTGGAGGAGATCACTTGGTTGTATGCCAACAAACCGGCTGGGGCTCGAGCCGTGCTGTCGACCGTGGCCGGATCGATGATTACCGTGGCGGGTGTCACGTTTTCGATGACCATCCTCTCGATCTCTTCGACCACCTCGCAGGTCGGCCCGCGGTTGCTGCGCAATTTTATGCGGGACCGCGGCAATCAATTCACGCTGGGCGTTTTCATTTCTACCTTTCTGTATTGCCTGATGGTTTTGCGGACGGTGCGAAATGCGGATTCCCCGCCGGTCGGCGGAGCCGAGAATGTAGAATTGGCGGCGGCGTTTGTCCCGCACATTGCCATCGTGGTCGGCTTGCTGCTGGCCATCGCCAGCGTCGGTGTGCTGATTTATTTCATCCATCACATTCCCGAAAGCATTCACGTCTCGAACATCGTGGCCGGCGTGGGGCACGACTTGAACGTCCAGATCGCCCAACAGTTCCCCACCAAAATCGGCATCCCGCACCAAGATCCCCAGCAGCGTGAACCAAGGGCCGACCTACCCGATTCGTTCTACCGGACGGCTACCAAGGTCGGCGCTTCGTGTCCGGGTTACATTGAATTTGTCGACAGCGACGGTTTGTTACAGTTGGCGAAACAACACGACTTGGTGCTTAAGCTGCAGCAGCGCCCCGGCGACTTTGTCTCCGAGAACAACGTGCTGCTGCTGGCCGCGCCGCGCGATCGCGTCGACGATCAGATGCGGACTCAGATCCAAGGCATGTTCTACTGCGGGGCCCAGCGTACGGCCCATCAGAACCTACGCTTTGTCCTCAACCAATTGGTCGAGGTGGCCATGCGAGCGCTGTCGCCGGGGGTCAATGATCCTTTCACTGCCCTCAACTGCATGGACTGGCTGCAGACCGGTCTGGAAAACCTGGCTTCGCGAGAAATGCCCGACGCGCATCGCTTGGATGACCAGCAGCAACTGCGGATCGTGGCCGAACCGGACACGTTCGACTCCTTTGCCTGCATGGTGTTTGACCAATTACGGCCTTACGTGGCCGCCGATCGCAACGCTTCGCTGCACATGATGCGAATGCTGCAAGCCATCATGCTGGCCGCATCGGACGACCACCAACGGCGGTTACTAGTCCGACTGGCCGGCAGCCTGCGGCGAGAATCGAAGCGGGCGTTTGACGATGTGCGTAGCCGCCAACTGCTGTCGGACAGCTACCGCACGATCGTGAAACTGCACCGCGACGCATCGTATCGCCAGCGGGTCTTGGAGACCGATTGGGTGGATACGGACTGA